GGCGCTTCAGTCGCGGCTCgtggtggagggggaggcGCCACTGGCTGGTTGAGTCCCTTTTTGTCCTTTGCTTCGTTATGTGAAAATTCAAGCTTCACTTGTGAGTTCTCATTGCGCGGCGACGTAGGTGGACCGACTCCAAAGTGACGAGCCAAGACCGAACCACGATCATCAATCGGCGTAAAGATACTACGTGATTTCGACGATATCGACCTTTGCTGCGGCGGTGACTGACTGTCTTCAGCTTTCATCGGCCCAGGCATCTGGTCCGCTGGAGGAGCTTCGGGAAGTGATACCGTccgctgttgttgttgctggggctgttgttgcgcctgctgctgctgctgctgctgctgctgttgctccGACGGGAACGTGGGAGGCATGGAACTCCTTCCCTGTTCCGGCATAAATGCTTGGGCAACCTGGGACATTTGCGGATGTGAAGGTTGCGATAAACCCATAGGAGGTGTTTGCTGCGCAAGGATATGCGGATGCTGGGGATGCTGTTGAATATGCGGTGGAATTGCCTGGGGCGGCATTGTATGTGGCGGCATGGATTGCGGCGGCATAGGttgatgctgatgatgcgGCGCTGCATGATGTACGCCGTGTGGAGGGCCAAAGTGCGCAAACTGACCGGGTCGGGGTTGTTGACCTAGAGCGTGGTGGGCATTCGGGTTATACATGGAAGGGTTGGACATATAGGCAAATCCATTCTgaggcggcggtggtgtGGCATGATGTTGCTGGGTACCGATATTGGAACTAACTCTGCGAACGTGATTTCTGGAAGATGGTCTTGAAAGTCCTTGAGGTTGAGGGGTACCGTGACGCGGATCAAACGGCAGTCCATTGCCGATGGGAGGGGATGCGGAAGGTGCATGATTAACATGTTGGAAGCCGGGATGACTGGGGAGATGAGTTGGTATCATCGGAGGGTTATTTTgcggtggtgttggatgCATTTCTTCAGGGGCAGGTGTGgtctcatcttcatcgtcgtcgtcatcgcGCCGGCCGTTAAAGTCCTCAGGGCCTTTATGCTCGTGCGGCGGGCCGAACTAAGGGCAAAGCATGTCATGTTAACAAAATGACTCGACATCGTACAGGTGAGAAAGGAGACAAACATATTGATAACGACCCAAGGTCTCGCGCATATCACATGATGAAAATTCATATAGCTTCTTGTTGTGACCGAATATGATGACAGCAACATCTACTGAGCATAGCACCGCAAGCTCATGCGCCTTCTTAAAGAGACCACCCTTCCGTTTCAGAAAAGTACTAAAGAGCAGGGTATCATGTTAGCTCTTCAAGTTGCACCCAGCGATAGAGTGTAGGATGAGACCTACACTGAACGATTGCGATCATCCTTGATCGCCTTGATCTCGATCTTTCGCCGACCCATGAGGGATACAGTGTGAGCGTATCACACGAGGGTAAAGAACGTAGGTGAAACACCGAAGGCAGGATCAATAGCGAGTAGACGTGAAGGTATGCGTCTTTGTATGAATTAGTGGCGCGAGTTGAAACCTAGGGAAGcgccaaaaaagaaaaaaaaaaaggaaataaggAATTCCAGAGCACGGTGGAATAAACGACTGTGTTTGCTTAGGCTCCTTTCTTGAATTTCCCCCcctttaattttctttttttttaaaaaaagagacaggaagatttaaaaaataataataacaaaaaCGAAAGGCAGTAAATAAAACGTTTCAATTTCTCCCAAATGAAGTGGGGacaaagaaggagatgagaaagaatgcgAGGGTACAGATAGACAAGAGGGGTGAGATTGGCACAGCGCTATTTGGAGGGATGAACCAACGAAGCGCGTAAAGGGCGACGGCGTCTTACCGGtcggggaagaagaacaagggcCCCCCTTATGCAGGCAAGGACTAGAGGTGACAGAGAAACCTCAGGTCACCAAGGTGAAAACGAGAGACAGAACGACAGATAAGATGAGCCAAAGTCAATTCTGGGATGGAATAcgaaggatggatggatgagaAAGGCTGGATGGTTGGAGCGGCGACACGCGGGTGATGCAGAAGATTCTAAAGATAGACATCGACTGTGGGAAACTTCTTAATCACTGGACCTGTCGGCGGCTACGGGCAGCCGCCGTTGGCGAGCTTCCTAACCGCCGCCCGGGCTATTTATAGATCCATTGCTGACTGCTTCATGAACCCCTACCACTAGGTACATATACCGATCACTCCGCCTCTTCCTGGTTTAGATCTTTGATCGATAATCTCCTGGCCCCGATGAAACCCTGGTTTGTCTTTTGCCCTGCCACTATTTTCATCAATACTACATACAACCCAATGAGGTTCCTGTTCTACAGAGTTCCGGCTCCCGGTTTCACTGATCATGTCAATCTCACGTTGACAACTCCAGGGTGGCGTGCCAGTAGCGATTTCGTGAAAGTTGATTCTATCCACTCTCATCATGCTATACCTTATGATCGTCCCGCGCTACTAATGATGCCATATTGAGCTCGCATTAGCCCCTCAAAAGAAATCCTAAGACTAAGTATTTAGACTAGCCGGTGGTGCCAGCTATGGGCTCGACCGCCTGCACAAGGATGGCTAGTTCAGTAGGCATCAAGGTTAGCTGCCTGAGGCAGGCATTGTCTAGTTACCTAATGAATTTTGTCCCCAACCGCGACACGGGGCCCAGACTTTCAAATTTGCAGTTCTGATATGGTCGATTCCCTGTCGGGCTAAGCGGTAAAGGGTCCGCTGGTTTATCGGGATGGTGGATAACGGATTGGGAACCGGCAGAATTGGTGAACCCCTTATCCCCTTTGATTGGACCATCTTCCATGACCAGTCACGATGATCAACTCATGAATTTGATCTGTCGCCTCGCATGTTCTTATGTCAAGGCAGAAAACCAGGCATCGACATGAGTCTCATAATTGGGTGATATCATTTGATTTTTCCTACCCCGTACGGAgttgtgttttttttttttttttctttttgagatACGTCGGATGTATGTCGGCGACGTTGATAAGCAGGGAACAGTTGTCATACAACCGAGTCGAGTCATGCGCCCCTACTAAACATACATATATGCAGTGTACATCCATGGATatggttgattgattggtttACATCTCTACTCCATACCTAATATACATCATGAATTCTACCTAACTGGACCTACATAGACGCAAATCCTCTGTTGGGTACGAAAAAGGTTACTACCTACTGTATCTCCATGGTATTATACGGTATTCTGCCtaacctctttttttctcgaCACTACTACCTTAAATTTTAGCATGTCATCATTTTGACCACCGGGTTTCAAGAAGGAGGGgagaatttaattaaaaccATACCACTTCTATCATATCCCCAAAACCACTGTCAAGCTtcctggttttcttttctgggaAGGTTTTcaaggtaaaaaaaaaaaagtcttgGGTAGCGGATCATGAACAATGAATGAACCGGCGTTCGTCTTGTCCTCTTGAATTCCAAGCCAATTAACTGGCGTCTATGGAGGGCGACTGAACCATGGATAGAGCCAGAGTTCGGGGgtgtattattatttcacCCCTGAAACGAGACAGTAGATCCTCATCGTCAATCGTCCTTCCAATCAACTAACTTCTCTACCTCGTcgctttttcccttttctctcctgtccctcttcctccgtcttttcctctcattatatcttctttttcttctctgttatCAATTTTGTTTTACTCCGTTTGGTCGCATCATTGATTTCGCTCGTCGGTTTTACCAGCTCCACATTCCAAGCTTAAAAAAACGTGGAGATTGCACTCGTTATCCAATTTCCTAAATTCTCTGCAGGTCGATTGTGGCCTTATTGCCAGTAGTACAGTATCGCTGCACGCTAGACGTGCTGCCCCGTCTGGGCTGCAGGCGATTGATTCTCTGGCCACCTGAATGTTCTCCTACAAATTCGAttgatctttttttttattataactcatttttatttttctcttcttgtctatttttttcccttctcttttttgtccTTCTTAGACTCCAATCTATTGAATCAACTTACCAAgtctttcccttttggtTCTACACCTCTTTTTCCTGGACCTGTTATTTATACCGCTTTTCTCCTATTGATCTACAACTGGTTATCTACTCGCACGGTCGAGCGTGGAATCGTGAAGTCTTCCTCTTTAGGTTCGCTAATCGACTCGTTTTAAGACGCCACTCCTTGACCGCGTCTCAGAAGGTCGACTTCTCCGACTTATAGTTGGTCGCACCTTTCAACTCAGGAGtcgaagaagcgcaaggtGAAAATGCCGTTCCTCGCCCGCGTCTTTCGAATCAAGGACTCCCATACTcccaaaaagacaaaagccCCTGTGGTAGAAGACAATGGCCCTTCCAAGCCAAAATGGACCGACGCGTGGCAGCGTACCGAAGTGTCTCCGGAGGAAGTCCAGGATCTCCTGCGAGGTTGTACGCAAGAGTTGAAAGCCCGAGGTAggtttcctctttcttttttaccttttttgTCTGGACCCCTGACGTCAATGCCCCTCCGTCGACATTTTGCGATAAGCACATTCTTCACGTCGCTGATCATTGCCATGCTTTCTCCTCAACAGGTCTCCAAACACCTTTCCTCTTATTACCTTTCCGGCCAGGCTCCGACGCCAGCGCTGCACGTACATTCATCCGCAACTACTTCAATCAAGCCGTGCAAAAAGGCTCCCCTCCCAAAGGAGATGCCTTAGCGCAAGAGCTACGACTGACGGACCCAATTGTAAGCCACCCTCGGAACCCCTTGTGCGACAAGCTCAATCacttctatatctattatctcCGCTTACACGGGTATTTCAGGTCCTTTGCAGTGTGCTAAAGTGGTGCTGGAGCAGACTCCCTGGAGGAGTTGTCACATGGGAGGCCTACGAATTGTTTAAGGTTGGCGAACAAGGTTCGTATCGAGATGCCTCGGAGGCATAGTAGTGTATGCTTATTGGACCACAGATTCTCAGCTTGCCCGCGATGCATTCTCAACGTTCATCCCCATTAGCGTTGACTCAGATGCCAGGTCTAAAATTatcttcgacttcttcgaTCTTTTAACCGCAATTGCGGCGCATGGAAAGTCCAACGGCCTTGGAGGACGAAAGCTGTCTCGGTATGCCGGGTGGTGGGCGTTTGAACATACAGACACCGGCAATGGGTTTGAAGCTGCCTACAAGGATTGGGCAAGGTATGTAGTACTCACGCCGAACGATAATTAATGGCTGGTTAACTCCTAGTAGCGCCGCGGATGCGACAAGCCACTTGTTCTTCGCGTACCTACGTTCGCTGTCCCCTGACTCGCCGCGCGGGATGAGCAGTATCTCTACCCTACCCATCGCTCTGCAAACATTGCTTCAAGCCACAGAATACCCGCCAGAGACGCCAGCGCTTCTTCAGGTCTCTACCACCAAAGTTGTCATGATTGTCGACACTGTGTCTGCCACTCCCTTCGCGCTTTTACGTCGTGCAAAGAATTTCGAGTATCGAGACAGCGATAGTCACCTTCAAGAATTTGCTAGGTTTGAGGATCCCCTCCGAGCGCTCACGGATGAGTGTCTCCGTGTGCTGAAATGCATTTCGTCTACAAATCAATCGGTTGGATCGGATCCGACTTCTTCGACCAGAGAAGCATCGTGGTCCAGGTTTGAAGATCTTGGATTCGGGGCCACGCTGGATGCCGATGTTTATGACGACAGAACCTCGAGCATGGTGTCAAAGGAGTTCGGTGGCGGTCTGAGGTCCGCTCCTCAGTCTGGTGGAGGCGATCTCGGCCGTCCAACAACCCCTTCATGGGCAGATTTTATGTCTTCTGGTTTCAGTGATGACAACGTTTTCAAAGCTCCAGTGGCTCCAGTATTACTTCCTCCCGATAAGGTCCTGCCCCCAATCAATACAATTCGAGGCCAAAGCTCGCAGTCACATAAGCGCACTCTGGATGCTGAGCCGTCCATGGACCCTGGTGAATTGGCTAGTATTACCACTCTTGATCTGGATGATTCATTCTGGTGGGTGTGGATTAGCAGTTTGGCAGGTGAGGAACCAGCTTCCCGGAAGGCAGTATTTGGACGATGTGCATTGCTCGAGACTGTCATTAAGAATACGAAGTGGCTTGTTCTGGAGGAGCAAGTCAAAGGCGCGGCACCGGAGCCCGAACCTGGTGCTTAT
This Aspergillus flavus chromosome 1, complete sequence DNA region includes the following protein-coding sequences:
- the rlmA gene encoding MADS box transcription factor is translated as MGRRKIEIKAIKDDRNRSVTFLKRKGGLFKKAHELAVLCSVDVAVIIFGHNKKLYEFSSCDMRETLGRYQYFGPPHEHKGPEDFNGRRDDDDDEDETTPAPEEMHPTPPQNNPPMIPTHLPSHPGFQHVNHAPSASPPIGNGLPFDPRHGTPQPQGLSRPSSRNHVRRVSSNIGTQQHHATPPPPQNGFAYMSNPSMYNPNAHHALGQQPRPGQFAHFGPPHGVHHAAPHHQHQPMPPQSMPPHTMPPQAIPPHIQQHPQHPHILAQQTPPMGLSQPSHPQMSQVAQAFMPEQGRSSMPPTFPSEQQQQQQQQQQAQQQPQQQQQRTVSLPEAPPADQMPGPMKAEDSQSPPQQRSISSKSRSIFTPIDDRGSVLARHFGVGPPTSPRNENSQVKLEFSHNEAKDKKGLNQPVAPPPPPRAATEAPRPQPVPEIKPPVRTNSGQLNTKRPQLKVQIPSENSDRGSATADSSSRDSAGNKTLTPAKANLDGNHSSVVLPPPSPSAGAILSAGAQGPPNPFARPPPPSTAAQNNNAYSSTNNNSNNIETPISALPSRFVPDALLPSPSSFFPEWGFGRSGPDSNILPSPLTFPTPAVQTGPSFAREDDQEKKRKSPDSGPSAEGAPKKAKT
- a CDS encoding putative morphogenesis protein, translated to MPFLARVFRIKDSHTPKKTKAPVVEDNGPSKPKWTDAWQRTEVSPEEVQDLLRGCTQELKARGLQTPFLLLPFRPGSDASAARTFIRNYFNQAVQKGSPPKGDALAQELRLTDPIVLCSVLKWCWSRLPGGVVTWEAYELFKVGEQDSQLARDAFSTFIPISVDSDARSKIIFDFFDLLTAIAAHGKSNGLGGRKLSRYAGWWAFEHTDTGNGFEAAYKDWASAADATSHLFFAYLRSLSPDSPRGMSSISTLPIALQTLLQATEYPPETPALLQVSTTKVVMIVDTVSATPFALLRRAKNFEYRDSDSHLQEFARFEDPLRALTDECLRVLKCISSTNQSVGSDPTSSTREASWSRFEDLGFGATLDADVYDDRTSSMVSKEFGGGLRSAPQSGGGDLGRPTTPSWADFMSSGFSDDNVFKAPVAPVLLPPDKVLPPINTIRGQSSQSHKRTLDAEPSMDPGELASITTLDLDDSFWWVWISSLAGEEPASRKAVFGRCALLETVIKNTKWLVLEEQVKGAAPEPEPGAYIVEKKSFFGFSTRKRLGRRKSTAKKVSAVEESYKRPENQGPQSKTSIGPDQHARIQAAAAALQRKHREQELAASGETRRNVRDTTYSKTNSVMTLQPAIMNEASHALKWASNYDKGKHAYKAAYMENSLAGTGAPVDELKEASRDNLSPPLSPALSTSTRQAPPPLPKDDVRSSPAPATPQKDSFTSDRDATGQKDSSSAPVEWSTIEPLRKSTEVAENSTGKLKKKPATPGIKSMFGTTKRKPEPESRPPMKSTGAGGSAVAAARAALEDKAKASQEQIVRPSTLKKKPVPGTPAAETPKPVVEAPVIPKPAAETPEPEQPEARVQSEARLQPEPHVPASNSDYHSNQRQAEYDALSRVNTNERTAADSEFSRFDQGPLVEQPAFVPEDSPVSDTFSEKKPVDSAPVEAKNEVSTSPQSNPSHDRWAQIRKNAAERAAQFEHMRMNEDDGGNTSEEESFDARAARIKARVAELTGKMA